From Sceloporus undulatus isolate JIND9_A2432 ecotype Alabama chromosome 6, SceUnd_v1.1, whole genome shotgun sequence, one genomic window encodes:
- the POMGNT2 gene encoding protein O-linked-mannose beta-1,4-N-acetylglucosaminyltransferase 2, with the protein MNIAAVFNALLVSILAAVLWKYIKLRDHVFVLEEELVLSHQSQELSQVRIDYHAALQALVEDGTKMVCTGRMHTDRICRFESLCYSTEAEEFVFFHSNSSVMLPNLGSRRFQPALLDLSSVEDHNTQYFNFVELPAAALKFMPKPVFVPDVALIVNRFNPDNLMHVFHDDLLPIFYTMQQFPDLDLESRLFFMEGWGEGLHFELYRLLSSKQPLLQEQLKTLGRLLCFTKSYVGLSKITTWYQYGFVQPQGPKANILVSGNEIRQFTKFMMEKLNVSLEGMPGEEYIIVFSRTINRLILNEAELLLALAQEFQMKTITVSIEDHTFSDIVRLISNTSMLVSMHGAQLIMSLFLPRGATVVELFPYAINPEHYTPYKTLATLPGMDLHYIAWQNMEKENTVTYPDRPWDQGGIAHLDKIEQDRIIKSSEVPRHLCCRNPEWLFRIYQDTRINIASLIQVIRQTVKIKPGPKRQKWTSGLYPGKVRDAKCQASVQGTTEAKLSVSWQIPWNLKYLKVREVKYEVWIQEQGENTYMPYILSHQNHTFSDNIKPFTNYLVWIRCIFNKNLLGPFADVLLCST; encoded by the coding sequence ATGAACATAGCAGCTGTATTTAATGCCTTGCTAGTGTCTATCCTTGCAGCTGTACTGTGGAAATATATCAAGCTACGCGACCACGTCTTTGTTCTGGAAGAGGAGCTGGTCCTCAGTCACCAGTCCCAGGAACTCTCTCAAGTTCGCATTGACTACCATGCTGCTCTTCAAGCCCTGGTGGAAGATGGCACCAAGATGGTGTGCACTGGCAGGATGCACACAGACCGTATCTGCCGCTTTGAGTCTCTCTGTTACTCTACCGAGGCAGAAGAGTTTGTCTTTTTCCACAGCAACTCTTCTGTTATGCTCCCTAACTTGGGCTCCCGAAGATTTCAGCCTGCTCTGCTTGATCTCTCCTCAGTTGAGGATCACAACACACAGTATTTCAACTTTGTTGAATTGCCGGCTGCAGCACTGAAGTTCATGCCAAAGCCCGTTTTCGTCCCAGATGTGGCCCTGATTGTGAATAGGTTCAACCCAGACAATTTGATGCATGTCTTTCATGATGACCTCCTTCCAATCTTCTATACCATGCAGCAGTTCCCCGATTTGGACCTGGAGTCCAGGCTTTTTTTCATGGAAGGATGGGGTGAAGGCCTTCACTTTGAGCTGTACCGGCTGCTGAGCAGCAAGCAACCCCTCCTGCAAGAGCAGCTGAAGACCCTTGGGCGTCTCCTTTGCTTTACCAAGTCCTATGTGGGGCTGTCAAAGATCACCACATGGTATCAGTATGGCTTTGTCCAACCCCAGGGCCCAAAGGCTAACATCCTGGTCTCTGGTAATGAGATCCGACAGTTTACCAAATTCATGATGGAGAAGCTGAATGTGAGCTTGGAAGGAATGCCTGGTGAGGAATATATTATCGTATTCAGTCGTACCATAAATAGACTCATCTTAAATGAGGCAGAACTCCTTTTGGCACTTGCCCAAGAATTTCAGATGAAAACCATCACAGTTTCCATTGAAGACCATACCTTTTCAGATATTGTACGCTTGATTAGCAACACGTCCATGCTAGTCAGCATGCATGGAGCCCAGCTGATAATGTCTCTCTTCCTGCCAAGGGGAGCCACTGTTGTGGAACTCTTCCCTTATGCCATCAACCCTGAACATTACACACCCTACAAAACACTAGCTACTCTTCCTGGCATGGATCTCCATTATATTGCCTGGCAGAACATGGAGAAGGAGAACACCGTGACATACCCAGACAGGCCCTGGGATCAAGGAGGAATTGCCCACTTAGACAAGATTGAACAAGATCGGATCATAAAAAGCAGCGAAGTTCCCCGGCATCTCTGTTGCCGTAACCCAGAATGGCTTTTCCGTATCTACCAGGACACAAGAATTAACATTGCTTCTCTTATCCAAGTTATCAGGCAAACAGTAAAAATTAAGCCTGGGCCTAAGAGGCAAAAGTGGACCAGTGGTCTCTACCCGGGAAAAGTCAGAGATGCCAAATGCCAGGCCTCTGTCCAGGGCACCACTGAAGCAAAACTGTCTGTGTCTTGGCAGATCCCTTGGAACCTTAAATACCTGAAGGTCCGGGAAGTGAAATACGAAGTTTGGATTCAAGAACAAGGGGAAAACACATACATGCCTTACATCTTGTCCCACCAGAACCATacattttcagacaacatcaaGCCATTTACGAACTATCTAGTCTGGATCCGGTGCATTTTCAACAAAAATCTCCTTGGGCCCTTTGCGGACGTGCTGTTGTGCAGTACGTAA